One Watersipora subatra chromosome 4, tzWatSuba1.1, whole genome shotgun sequence genomic window carries:
- the LOC137395093 gene encoding tRNA-queuosine alpha-mannosyltransferase-like — protein sequence MDERRCIIVEPFYGGSHKQLLNTVFGDVSSRPYTSIYTLPAKKWHWKARTSALYFSQQIPLVEKGSTNTTIFASSVLNLAELVALRPDLAACRKLLYFHENQLQYPLQKSQQRDFQYGYNQILSGLVADINLFNSRYNMESFLEKIPSFLKTVPDGRADAQQIVETLRIKSRLLYFALDLPPLDNYLSISKGDVLHIVWPHRWEHDKDPNTFFQVLEDMKTEQLAFRVSILGEKYNETPEVFKRMQEVMGDYIVEWGYQESKEKYYQVLSSAHVVVSTALHEFFGVAMLEAVHFGCYPLAPHGLAYPEHFPEECLYRTTSQLTKKLRYFSRYPHKTTKFKLDVSKYSWQTLREEYEQVLAG from the exons ATGGATGAAAGAAGATGCATAATTGTTGAGCCATTTTACGGAGGCTCTCATAAGCAGCTGTTAAATACTGTGTTTGGTGATGTAAGCTCTCGGCCATACACCTCCATATATACTCTACCTGCCAAAAAATGGCACTGGAAGGCTAGGACCTCCGCTCTGTATTTCTCACAGCAG ATACCTTTAGTAGAAAAGGGATCTACAAACACTACCATTTTTGCTAGCTCTGTCCTTAACCTAGCAGAGCTAGTAGCCCTCAGACCAGATTTAGCTGCTTGCAGGAAGCTCCTCTATTTTCATGAGAATCAGCTTCAATATCCTCTGCAGAAGTCTCAGCAACGAGATTTTCAATATGGTTACAATCAAATTCTGTCAGG GCTTGTCGCGGATATTAATCTCTTCAATTCTCGGTACAACATGGAGTCCTTCTTAGAGAAGATACCATCATTCCTTAAAACTGTTCCCGATGGAAGGGCTGATGCCCAGCAGATTGTGGAAACCTTGAGGATAAAAAGCAGGCTGCTATATTTTGCTTTGGATTTGCCCCCTCTTGATAACTACCTTTCCATTAGCAAAGGTGATGTCTTGCATATCGTCTGGCCTCATAGATG GGAGCATGACAAGGATCCAAACACATTTTTCCAAGTCTTAGAAGACATGAAGACGGAGCAGCTCGCCTTCAGAGTCTCTATTCTGGGAGAGAAGTACAATGAGACACCAG AAGTATTTAAGCGGATGCAAGAGGTGATGGGTGATTACATTGTTGAGTGGGGATATCAGGAGAGTAAGGAGAAATACTATCAGGTGCTATCCAGTGCCCATGTTGTTGTCTCAACAGCTTTGCATGAGTTCTTTGGCGTTGCTAT GCTGGAAGCTGTGCACTTTGGATGTTATCCACTGGCACCTCATGGATTAGCATATCCTGAACACTTTCCTG AGGAATGTCTCTACAGGACTACCTCACAGCTCACCAAGAAACTGAGATATTTCTCCAGATATCCTCACAAGACTACTAAATTCAAG CTGGATGTGTCAAAATACTCATGGCAGACCCTTCGTGAAGAGTATGAACAGGTGCTGGCAGGTTGA
- the LOC137395092 gene encoding amyloid-beta precursor-like protein, with protein MKPSTFTMLMFFTLLYFVGALELHNTAYDPMVAFVCNKGAMHMDPTTGWTIDPFANCLEEKSSILAYCQRTYPGLDIRNVVETTNEMTIKGWCPLGTSDCKYPDTFTVQAYRCLAGAFQSDVLVVPDACEFEHTQPNHTCKGFNYWSSLATTSCANQNGLVVHSFGTLLPCGTDLWSGVEYVCCPPGEEESEKDDAIDKYLGLKLIGGLYNNEHDAYELAKHRQAEMNKEKSSKLMEEWYAARARVVEMQKSDPQGAEEMNKEISERFSKEYEALRYQENNEMGQLDTVHQQHVQLNLNSKKSIAMQKLMEELQSNSHDSDDLFTLLQNYILIEQKDAAHCVKHFVKVRARDSNAARPLLPTTIEHLTLISMRINQSIELFDTLLDRRLADRLKTNIARWVTTSSFSIEETLSLLKELPEAKPIDEGEELRSSLVKAVTGRPPLDAETTKLSHNFVPSHRLPVTNERGDDTPLIETSRKTLVTEEVGGAETESMTAASVNLQSWPLIAFLITFGVVTTLFTIFVVIVVVKRSKHRPKRRSHNYLEVSQSIHSVCPEDRHIVAMQNGYENPTYSLLEQKKL; from the exons ATGAAGCCCTCAACTTTCACAATGTTAATGTTTTTTACGTTATTATATTTTGTTG gtgCATTAGAACTCCATAACACAGCATATGATCCAATGGTTGCTTTTGTATGCAACAAAGGAGCAATGCATATGGATCCAACAACTGGATGGACTATTGATCCATTTGCAAACTGTTTGGAAGAAAAATCAAGTATTTTAGCATACTGCCAGCGTACATATCCCGGCTTAGACATACGGAATGTTGTCGAGACAACAAATGAGATGACCATTAAAGGATGGTGTCCCCTTGGGACAAGTGATTGCAAGTATCCTGACACATTCACGGTGCAAGCCTATAG ATGTCTGGCTGGAGCTTTTCAAAGTGATGTCCTTGTGGTTCCGGATGCTTGCGAGTTTGAGCACACACAACCGAATCATACATGCAAGGGTTTTAACTACTGGTCCAGTCTTGCTACTACGAGCTGTGCAAATCAGAATGGCTTAGTAGTACACAGTTTTGGAACATTGCTGCCATGCGGCACAGATCTCTGGTCTGGTGTCGAGTATGTCTGCTGCCCACCAG GGGAAGAAGAGAGTGAGAAAGATGATGCGATCGACAAGTACCTGGGCCTCAAGCTCATTGGTGGCCTGTACAACAATGAGCACGATGCCTATGAATTGGCTAAACATAGGCAAGCAGAAATGAACAAGGAGAAATCGAGTAAA TTAATGGAAGAGTGGTATGCTGCAAGGGCGAGAGTTGTTGAGATGCAGAAAAGTGACCCGCAGGGGGCGGAGGAGATGAACAAAGAGATAAGTGAAAGGTTTTCCAAGGAATATGAAGCGTTGCGGTACCAGGAGAACAACGAGATGGGCCAGTTGGACACGGTGCACCAGCAACATGTCCAACTTAATCTCAACTCTAAGAAGAGTATAGCGATGCAGAAGTTGATGGAGGAATTGCAGAGCAACTCACATGATTCAGATGATCTTTTCACTCTCCTCCAGAACTACATCTTAATTGAGCAAAAGGATGCGGCTCATTGTGTAAAGCATTTTGTCAAGGTTAGGGCAAGAGATTCAAATGCTGCTAGGCCTCTGCTGCCGACCACCATAGAGCATCTGACACTCATCAG TATGAGAATCAACCAGAGCATCGAATTGTTTGACACACTACTTGATCGGAGACTCGCTGATCGGCTAAAAACCAACATCGCTAGGTGGGTCACAACTTCCTCCTTCAGCATTGAGGAGACCCTCTCTCTGCTCAAGGAGCTACCAGAAGCTAAGCCTATTGACGAG GGAGAGGAGCTCAGGTCTTCTTTGGTGAAAGCGGTTACTGGAAGACCTCCACTAGATGCTGAAACCACCAAACTGTCTCATAACTTTGTACCCAGCCACCGCTTGCCTG TGACAAATGAGAGGGGAGATGACACGCCGTTGATAGAAACAAGCAGGAAAACGCTAGTTACAGAAGAG GTGGGAGGTGCGGAGACAGAGTCCATGACTGCAGCAAGCGTAAATCTACAATCCTGGCCACTCATTGCTTTCCTTATAACATTCG GTGTTGTTACGACGCTGTTCACAATTTTCGTCGTTATCGTTGTTGTTAAACGATCAAAACATAGACCCAAAAGAAGGTCTCACAACTACCTGGAGGTTTCACAGAGCATTCATTCCGTATGTCCAGAGGACAGGCATATAGTGGCCATGCAG AATGGATACGAGAACCCAACATACTCACTGTTGGAACAGAAAAAGCTCTAG
- the LOC137394959 gene encoding zinc finger CCHC domain-containing protein 9-like: protein MTRTATKPGKKKRALDATPWEELSSNTTVKKVKKKTEKSGKAVSLPAKADKTEKRLKAIPDAIKEVKRIRKSESRRVKRIAVRGSGKHCFNCRKTGHVLSNCPKTNKQTEGTGICFKCGSTNHTSKFCKVKTKEGGQGAYPYATCFVCKLTGHISKDCPNNDHGLYPNGGCCLECGSVRHFRRDCPVGQRKKGVTNYTLSTMSNSESADVEPMKDDLNAAPKKVLNKRKTKFVVMT from the exons ATGACTCGAACAGCCACAAAACCAGGTAAGAAAAAAAGAGCTCTTGATGCAACCCCTTGGGAAGAACTGTCATCGAATACCACagttaaaaaagtgaaaaagaaaacgGAAAAGTCGGGTAAAGCAGTCAGTTTGCCTGCTAAAG CTGATAAAACCGAAAAAAGGTTGAAGGCTATACCCGACGCAATCAAGGAAGTAAAGCGAATAAGGAAGTCTGAGTCTCGAAGAGTCAAACGCATTGCTGTGCGTGGCTCTGGCAAG CATTGTTTTAACTGTCGTAAAACTGGCCATGTTCTCTCAAACTGTCCCAAAACAAACAAGCAAACAGAGGGAACAGGCATTTGCTTCAAGTGCGGTTCAACTAATCATACTTCGAAGTTTTGTAAAGTGAAAACCAAAGAGGGCGGTCAGG GCGCTTACCCATATGCCACATGCTTTGTCTGCAAACTAACTGGACACATATCTAAGGATTGTCCAAACAATGATCATGGCCTTTACCCGAATGGTGGTTGCTGTCTTGAGTGCGGATCTGTTAGACATTTTCGTAGAGATTGTCCAGTTGGACAGCGGAAAAAAG GTGTCACCAACTATACATTGTCTACCATGTCCAACTCGGAGAGTGCTGATGTTGAGCCCATGAAGGACGACCTCAACGCTGCACCAAAGAAGGTATTGAATAAAAGGAAGACAAAGTTTGTGGTAATGACTTGA
- the LOC137395094 gene encoding ribonuclease P/MRP protein subunit POP5-like: protein MVRVKHRYLLAEIVYADNRSIDATDTQIYQAIRDAFTEGFGEYGIALIKRSLSIRIVMRDTRMILVRVRRGAETMLSNALTTINSLNKTAIRMVTRHVSGSIRCAQKYWIRMNRRLLQSAIRECKESERQKLLEKIKEINQADFSELFKPKRLQSKS from the exons ATGGTGAGAGTGAAACATCGGTACTTGCTGGCGGAGATTGTCTATGCGGACAACAGGTCAATTGATGCAACTGATACTCAGATTTACCAGGCGATAAGAGATGCATTTACAGAGGGGTTTGGAGAGTACGGAATAGCATTGATCAAGAGATCACTCAGT ATTCGCATCGTGATGAGAGATACACGAATGATACTTGTGAGAGTACGAAGAGGAGCTGAGACAATGCTCAGTAATGCATTAACTACCATTAATTCTCTGAATAAGACTGCCATAAGGATGGTGACACGTCACGTCAGCGGTAGCATTAG ATGTGCACAGAAATACTGGATTCGTATGAACAGACGACTCTTACAGTCAGCTATCCGGGAGTGTAAAGAGAGTGAGAGACAGAAGCTTTTGGAGAAAATCAAGGAAATAAATCAGGCAGACTTTTCTGAACTTTTCAAACCAAAACGGTTGCAGTCCAAATCTTGA